A window of the Fusobacterium sp. IOR10 genome harbors these coding sequences:
- a CDS encoding DUF1015 domain-containing protein — MKNVGFYKTNILLPKENLEKWSTLACDQFTSNIKYWDDVSKITKDYNSAYNIIFPEVYLEKIDFDNKVREIHSKMKEYLDNNIFDEYKESMFYVERTLIDGSIRKGIIGALDLEEYDFNAGSDSLIRATEGTVVNRLPPRVKIRERACIDIPHILVLIDDEKKEIIEYFSNKKETLKKLYSFNLMKKGGHIEGYLLGEKEIKLIENRLSKLVDKKYFQEKYKMKDISPFLFATGDGNHSLAAAKSCYEKLKEKLGEEAAKKSSVRFPLVELNNLHDDSLKFQAIHRLVFNIDQDHFLNKLEEYCNENKTSAFSSQSIVVVKDSKKKKMEIKNPIHNLTVGSIQIFLDEYLEKFGGSLDYIHGEKETIELSKNGKVGIILDTIKKSDLFKTIILKGVLPRKSFSMGEASKKRYYLECREIK; from the coding sequence ATGAAAAATGTTGGTTTTTATAAAACAAATATATTATTACCTAAAGAAAACTTAGAAAAATGGAGTACACTTGCCTGCGATCAATTTACATCAAATATTAAATATTGGGATGATGTGTCTAAAATAACTAAAGATTATAATTCTGCATATAATATTATATTTCCAGAAGTATATTTAGAAAAGATTGATTTTGATAACAAAGTAAGGGAAATACATTCTAAAATGAAAGAGTATTTGGATAATAATATTTTTGATGAATATAAGGAGTCTATGTTTTATGTGGAAAGAACCTTAATAGATGGAAGTATTAGAAAGGGAATAATTGGAGCATTGGACTTAGAAGAATATGATTTTAATGCTGGGTCAGACTCTCTAATAAGAGCCACAGAAGGAACAGTTGTAAATAGATTGCCCCCAAGAGTTAAGATTAGAGAAAGAGCTTGTATAGATATACCTCATATATTAGTTTTAATAGATGATGAAAAAAAAGAAATAATAGAATATTTTTCAAATAAAAAAGAGACATTAAAAAAATTGTATTCTTTTAATCTTATGAAAAAAGGTGGTCATATAGAAGGATATTTATTAGGTGAAAAAGAGATTAAATTAATTGAAAACAGATTATCCAAATTAGTTGATAAAAAGTATTTTCAAGAAAAATATAAAATGAAAGACATATCACCATTTTTATTTGCAACGGGAGATGGAAACCATTCTTTAGCAGCAGCAAAAAGTTGTTATGAAAAATTAAAAGAGAAATTAGGTGAAGAGGCAGCTAAAAAAAGTTCAGTAAGATTTCCCTTGGTGGAATTAAATAATTTACATGATGATTCTTTAAAATTTCAAGCAATACATAGATTGGTTTTTAATATTGACCAGGATCATTTTTTAAATAAATTGGAAGAATATTGTAATGAAAATAAAACCAGTGCTTTTTCTTCTCAAAGTATAGTTGTTGTAAAGGATTCAAAGAAAAAAAAGATGGAGATAAAAAATCCAATTCATAATTTAACTGTGGGAAGTATACAAATATTTTTAGATGAGTATTTAGAAAAATTTGGAGGTTCTTTAGATTATATTCATGGGGAAAAGGAAACAATAGAACTATCTAAAAATGGAAAAGTGGGAATAATTTTGGACACAATAAAAAAATCAGACTTATTTAAAACAATTATTTTAAAGGGAGTTCTTCCTAGAAAAAGTTTTTCCATGGGGGAAGCTAGTAAAAAACGTTATTACTTAGAGTGTAGAGAAATAAAATAA